In one window of Fibrobacterota bacterium DNA:
- a CDS encoding SpoVR family protein, giving the protein MSDSREKDEVQRLVRADNHIQKVVAEYGLDCFPQEFDVIPAQKMLEIMSYNLPVNYSHWSFGRDYEKQRTQYEYSGGIPYEVVLNSNPSRAFLMKTNPYPIQVLVMAHVYGHNDFMKNNIYFGRTRRDMLTSASESAGRLRKYEEDYGIDEVERLLDSAQAIQMHIEADLFQESAVPSENPEGTKKRAPRVGTPFSDLFDFDGQQIQKSFEEKREDARKLKKKIPAEPDPDLMGFIMRHSARGFEEWELDVLNVVREQSIYFMPQRKTKVMNEGWASFWHMRIMTRLFQDGFLTPEEHGFYNLYNARVLASNPFGLNPYLLGVKTFLNIEKRYDAGQFGHEWERSESPDKWNIDLKTGKGLEKVFEVRRTHMDWFFLDEFMNKQVVEEAELYIYGSKQQGNVEEFSVEETNWQVIKDLVVRSFAHSGVPLIKVTDGDYGGKRELYMKHYYDGLTLEEEYARQTLRHVYFLWDRPVHLETVEVEGNSETRIQLTYDGKGFSKINLGSFAQE; this is encoded by the coding sequence ATGAGCGACAGCAGGGAAAAGGACGAGGTGCAACGGCTGGTCAGGGCCGACAATCATATCCAGAAGGTGGTCGCCGAATACGGCTTGGACTGCTTTCCCCAGGAGTTCGACGTGATCCCGGCGCAGAAGATGCTGGAGATCATGTCCTATAACCTGCCGGTGAATTACTCCCATTGGTCCTTCGGCCGGGATTACGAGAAGCAGCGGACCCAATACGAATACAGCGGCGGCATCCCCTACGAGGTGGTGCTCAACTCGAACCCCTCGCGCGCCTTCCTGATGAAGACCAATCCCTACCCGATCCAGGTGTTGGTGATGGCCCACGTCTACGGCCATAACGATTTCATGAAGAACAACATCTATTTCGGCCGCACCCGCCGCGACATGCTGACCTCGGCCAGCGAGTCCGCCGGGCGCCTGCGGAAGTACGAAGAGGACTACGGCATCGACGAGGTGGAGCGCTTGTTGGACTCGGCCCAGGCCATCCAGATGCACATCGAGGCCGACCTGTTCCAGGAAAGCGCCGTCCCCTCGGAAAACCCGGAGGGGACCAAAAAAAGGGCTCCCAGGGTGGGTACCCCTTTCTCCGATCTTTTCGATTTCGACGGGCAGCAGATCCAGAAATCCTTCGAGGAAAAGCGCGAAGACGCCCGCAAGCTCAAGAAGAAGATCCCCGCCGAGCCGGACCCCGACTTGATGGGCTTCATCATGCGCCATTCGGCCCGCGGTTTCGAGGAATGGGAACTGGACGTGCTCAACGTGGTGCGCGAGCAGTCCATCTACTTCATGCCGCAGCGGAAAACGAAAGTGATGAACGAAGGTTGGGCCAGCTTTTGGCACATGCGTATCATGACGCGCCTGTTCCAGGACGGCTTCCTCACCCCCGAGGAACACGGCTTCTACAACCTTTACAATGCCCGCGTGCTGGCCAGCAACCCGTTCGGGCTGAATCCGTACCTGTTGGGCGTAAAGACCTTTCTTAACATCGAGAAGCGCTACGATGCCGGCCAGTTCGGCCACGAATGGGAACGCAGCGAATCGCCGGACAAGTGGAACATCGACCTGAAGACCGGAAAGGGCCTGGAGAAGGTATTCGAAGTGCGCCGCACCCACATGGACTGGTTCTTCCTGGACGAGTTCATGAACAAGCAGGTGGTGGAGGAAGCGGAACTCTACATCTACGGCTCCAAGCAGCAAGGTAACGTGGAGGAATTCAGCGTCGAGGAGACCAACTGGCAGGTCATCAAGGACCTGGTGGTGCGCTCTTTCGCCCACAGCGGCGTGCCCCTCATCAAGGTGACCGACGGCGACTACGGCGGCAAGCGCGAACTCTACATGAAACATTATTATGACGGATTGACGCTGGAAGAAGAGTACGCCCGCCAAACCCTGCGCCACGTCTACTTCCTCTGGGACCGCCCCGTGCACCTGGAGACCGTAGAAGTCGAAGGCAACTCAGAAACCCGCATCCAACTGACCTACGACGGCAAGGGCTTCTCGAAGATCAACCTGGGGTCATTCGCCCAGGAATAG
- the pyrB gene encoding aspartate carbamoyltransferase: MEHRPKPEFFHILKTQQFDRAILDELCELTTAIRKFAKTKEGLLYLRGLLAHKRAMLYFTQPSTRTFLSFNNACQILGIQTSEIRDSSTSSEVKGESLLDSLRTFSSYVDVVVMRTKEEGLAESAASLFDTIQRRVPIVNAGSGKDQHPTQALLDIYTLERSFKEMGGIDGKTLGMMGDLRRGRTVRSLCYLMKNYRNVRLVFIAPDDFAMGEDIKKSLAGHGVEFHETKDLKAVLPELDAIYITRIQDEHDQAGESKRVDISPFKFGVEHLKLMKPTGVIMHPLPRRDEIHPDVDADFRAKYWRQERNGMWMRVALFVKLFKVDHLVMHGHLLD, translated from the coding sequence ATGGAACACCGCCCCAAGCCCGAGTTCTTCCACATCCTCAAGACCCAGCAATTCGATCGCGCCATCCTCGATGAATTGTGCGAACTCACCACCGCCATCCGCAAGTTCGCCAAGACCAAAGAAGGCCTGCTTTATCTGCGCGGGCTGCTCGCCCATAAGCGCGCAATGCTTTACTTCACCCAGCCTTCCACGCGCACCTTCCTTTCCTTCAACAACGCCTGCCAGATCCTGGGGATCCAGACGAGCGAAATCCGCGACTCCTCCACTTCTTCGGAGGTGAAAGGCGAAAGCCTGCTGGACAGCCTGCGCACCTTCAGCTCCTACGTGGACGTGGTGGTGATGCGCACCAAGGAGGAGGGCTTGGCGGAGTCGGCGGCCAGCCTTTTCGACACCATCCAACGGCGCGTGCCCATCGTGAACGCGGGCAGCGGCAAGGACCAGCATCCCACCCAGGCTTTGTTGGACATCTACACCCTGGAGCGCAGCTTCAAGGAGATGGGCGGCATCGACGGCAAGACCCTGGGGATGATGGGCGATCTGCGGCGCGGGCGCACGGTCCGTTCGCTGTGCTACCTGATGAAGAATTACCGCAACGTGCGCCTGGTGTTCATCGCGCCGGACGACTTCGCGATGGGCGAGGATATCAAGAAGAGCCTGGCCGGGCACGGGGTGGAGTTCCACGAGACGAAGGACTTGAAGGCCGTGCTGCCGGAACTGGATGCCATCTACATCACCCGCATTCAGGACGAGCATGATCAGGCCGGGGAGTCCAAACGTGTGGATATCTCCCCCTTCAAGTTCGGCGTGGAGCATCTGAAGCTGATGAAGCCCACCGGCGTCATCATGCATCCGCTGCCGCGGCGGGACGAGATCCATCCTGACGTGGACGCGGATTTCCGGGCCAAGTATTGGCGCCAGGAACGGAACGGGATGTGGATGCGGGTGGCCCTTTTCGTAAAGCTTTTCAAGGTGGACCATCTGGTCATGCACGGGCATTTGCTCGATTAA